The DNA segment TATTAGTCGTATCAAGATCTCTTATTGGGCATGAAGAAAATAGTACAATATCTCTTAACTCTGGATTTTCTATATATAATCGCTCCTTATTTGATGTATAGATTTCGCATCCAGGGTACTGAGTCTTAAAGTATATATTACCGCCACAGTGGTCCATGTGGTTGTGGGTGTTTATGATATATTTGGGATGTAATCCATTTTCTACTAATACATTGTCAATCTTTCTCGCTTGTCCATTGTTTATACCAGTATCTACTAATAGACAATTTTTATTTTTATAGGCATAAACGCCAATATTCGTAGGATTATCTATGTAGTACGTGTTTCTATTTATCTTATTTAAATTCATGCGATTACCTCCAAAATCACATCATCACATGATAATTTTACACCCTTTATCAAATTAATTCAAAGGAAAAGCCCCATGATACGAATCATGAGGCTTTTAGACCACTTTTATATCTCTTTTCCTAAACTCTTCTTTTATCTCTTTAATTTTTGATGTGTCAGGAGGATTTATTCCCTTCAATCTATATGGTATCCCAAGTGCCTCATATTTATACACACCCATTTTATGATACGGAAGTATCTCAACTCTATCTACATTTTTCAATGATGAGACAAAATCAGCCAATTTCCTTATCTCTTCCATATCATCCGTTATTCCAGGTACTATCACATGCCTTATCCACATTTTCTTGCCTTCATCGGAAAGGTATCTTGCAAACTCCAAAGTCTTTCTATTCGACACTCCTGTAAGCTTTTTATGGCTTTCATCATCAATGTGCTTTATATCAAGCAAAAAAAGATCAGTGTGTTTTACAAGTTCTTTTACTTTATCTATATTCACATATCCCGATGTGTCTAATGCAGTGTGTATGCCAGACGCTTTAAGCTTTTTAAATAGATCTTCGCAAAATTCAGGCTGTAATGTAGGCTCTCCACCTGTCAGCGTCACGCCGCCGCCTGATGATTTCATGTACGGTATATATCTTTTTGCATCGTTAAATATCTCATCTGTTGATACTTCTTTACCACCGTTATAATTCCATGTGTCAGGGTTATGGCAATAAGCGCACCTTAAAGGACAACCTTGCATAAAGACTACGTACCTTATGCCAGGCCCATCTACAGTACCACATGTCTCTATTGAATGTATCTTCCCCATAACCATGACAATCACCTTTACATAAAATTTGCACTACATAGATTCGTGAAAAGTGCGGGATATAACCTCCAACTGTTGCTCTCTCGTTAATTTATTGAAATTGACAGCATACCCTGAAACCCTTATAGTAAGCTGCGGATATTTTTCAGGATGCTCCATAGCATCAAGCAACATATCTCTGTTTAAAACATTGATGTTTATGTGGTGCCCCGCATTAAATGCATATCCATCTAATAGTCCTACAAGATTATTAATTTTATCTTCGTCATCCTTGCCAAGCGCATTTGGTACAATCGTAAATGTGTATGATATACCAT comes from the Thermoanaerobacterium aotearoense genome and includes:
- the pflA gene encoding pyruvate formate-lyase-activating protein, which encodes MGKIHSIETCGTVDGPGIRYVVFMQGCPLRCAYCHNPDTWNYNGGKEVSTDEIFNDAKRYIPYMKSSGGGVTLTGGEPTLQPEFCEDLFKKLKASGIHTALDTSGYVNIDKVKELVKHTDLFLLDIKHIDDESHKKLTGVSNRKTLEFARYLSDEGKKMWIRHVIVPGITDDMEEIRKLADFVSSLKNVDRVEILPYHKMGVYKYEALGIPYRLKGINPPDTSKIKEIKEEFRKRDIKVV